DNA from Corynebacterium stationis:
TTCATCATCAAGGCTGTAACCGCGACTGCGAACCTCATCCAGCTCCCTACGCAGGGCATCCGGATCCACAATCGTATTGGGTGTCTTCGCCACCAACTCCACTGATGAAAAATATCCGGAGAGCTCTTCCGAAGTGAATCCTGAAAGCAGACACTTGCCAATCGCAGTGGAGTGCAGATGCATACTTTGCCCTACCCCGGAGGGAATGCTGTACGGAGTAGCACCACTTTGCTTAGCAATATAGATTGCTTCGAATTGATTCAATGCCCCTACGTGTGCCGTATACCCAAGAGTGGAAGACAGCTTACTTAAGTGCGGGGCTGCAATCTGCGAAATATCAATATTCCGAAATGCTTCACCCGCAAGCTGCAAAGAAGCAGGCCCCGCGAAATAGTCCCCGTTTTCCGATATGGAAATAAACCCGAAGTCCACCAAGGATTTCAAAATTCTATGAACCGTAGCCTTCGCAAAACCTGTCGCGGTAACAATCTCCGAAAACCGTTCATATTTAATCGCTTCCTGCAGGACAATTAGCGTCTTGTCCGATGCGGTGTACTGACGTTCGCCACTCATATGGACTCCATTTCCTTCTGCCTTTCATAGTTATGTTGCCACACATCAACGCAAGCACAGCAACGAAAGAAGTAATTCAAGAAACTCCTTGCGGTACATGGTGATGTGAGATACATTCTTTCTCAAGGCGCATAAGGAACTTAGTTCCGAGAGACGGAACAGATTCTGGGCGCGGCCGGGTATCCCGTTCGGATTCAAATGAAAGGACTTCAATGAGCAAGATTTCAAAAATCTCTACCTACGATCTGCGGTTCCCCACATCCGCAACCCTGTCCGGGTCGGACGCAATGAACCCTGATCCTGACTACTCATCTGCATATTTGGAGGTAGAGACGGACGCAAACGATGGACATAAAGGGATCGGATTCGTGTTCACAATCGGCCGCGGAAATGATGTGGTCATCAAAGCCATTGAGTCACTGTCGCAGCGGTTCGTGGGTCAGACAGTAGAGCATCTCTTAGATGACATGAAAATGGCCTGGGACATGCTTGTTCACGACTCACAGTTGCGATGGCTAGGTCCAGAAAAAGGCGTCGAGCACATGGCAATCGGAGCCATGCTTTCGGCACTGTGGGATCTTAAGGCTAAGCGCGCAGGACTACCGTTGTGGCAGCTATTGGCGGAGATGACTCCAGAAGAGTTGGTAGCAACATTGGACTTCCGTTACCTGACCGATGTCCTCACCCCTGAGGAAGCCGTTGACATTCTTAAGCGGGGACAAGTTGGCAAAGCTGAACGCATCCAGTCGCTATTGGACAATGGCTACCCCGGCTATTCCACCGCGGCAGGTTGGCTGGGCTACAGCGACGAGAAAATGGTATCCCTCGCAAAGTCGGAATCTACCGAAAAAGGCTTTGGTCTAATCAAGTTAAAGGTCGGACAAAACATCAACGACGATCTCCGTCGACTCAAGCTTGCGCGTGAGGCAATTGGTCCCGACGTCAAACTTGCGGTAGACGCTAACCAAGTGTGGGACGTGGATCAGGCTATTGAATGGATTGGGCACTTCAAAGACTACGACCTGGCCTGGGTGGAAGAGCCCACAAGCCCAGACGACGTCTTGGGGCACGCTCGAATTGCACAGGCTGTAACACCAATTCCCATCGCCACTGGCGAGCAAATGCAAAGCCGTATCCTCTATAAACAATTCCTACAGGCAAACGCCTTTGAAATCATGCAGGTTGATGCAACTCGCGTAGCAGGGCCTCAAGAGCTTGTTATTGAATACTTACTGGCGCATAAATTTGGCAAGCGGGTATGCCCGCACGCTGGCGGAGTCGGTCTTTGTGAAGCCGTTCAACACTTTGCCATGTTCGACTTCGTGGCGATTTCCGGCAGTACCGAAGGTCGATTCATCGAGTACGTGGATAACCAGCACGAGCATTTCATCACTCCAGTCGTTATCAAAAACGGTAACTATATGCCTCCGACAACCCCCGGCAATAGCTGCGAAATGACCCTCGAAACCGCAGAGAAATATCTCTATGCACCCTAACTCTCGGCTGCATCCAGTCAGAGCCGAAGCATAATCCTTAAGGAAAGCAATGACTTCAAATATCCAAACCAGCGAAACATCTTCAGAACAAGGTGGCGGGAAGTCTAAAGAAGGGTTCGTTTACCCTGGACTTCTATTGCCCTTTGCATTGATCGTAACCTGCTTTGCAGCGTGGGGAATTTCTACCGACTTGACCGCTCCCATGGTCAACGTTTTTAGTTCCGTATTCGACATGAGCGCATTCCAATCTGCGCTCGTGCAGTCTGCATACTATGGCGCATACTTCCTGCTCGCGATTCCAGCTGCCATGCTCAACACCCGCTTCGGCTTCAAGGGCGGTGTCGTTATCGGCATGACGCTAGCAGCCATCGGCGCATTTCTGTTCTTCCCTGCGGCAGAAATTATGACTTTCGGAACCTTCCTGCTCGCACTTTTCGTTCTCGCAGGTGGACTTTCAATTGTTGAAACTTCCGCTAATCCGTTCGTAATGTCCTTAGGGCCTGAGAAAAGCGCTACGCGACGCTTGAACTTTGCGCAAGCATTTAACCCTATTGGTTCCAACATCGGTGTTCTCATGGCAACACTTCTGGTGGCTCCACACATCGGAAGTGCGGTTGAACGTGCATCCCTTTCAGAGGCAGAAGCCTTGGCTCAAACCTCCTCTGAACTCGAAAAAGTCATGGTTCCATACATCATCTTGGGTGTATTGTACGCGGGTCTAGCAATCGCTATCTTCTTTGTAAGAATCCCCAAGAATAAGCGCATGCAAGAAACCGACTCCAATACGGTTGCCAAAGGTGTATTCCTTCGCTTGTGGAACAACCGAACTTACCGATTCGGTGTCATTGCACAATTTTTCAACATTGCAGCACAAACCTGTATCTGGACATTCATTCCGTTCTACGTCCAGCACACGCTCGGAGCTTCACACGAAACGGCCGGATGGTGGCTTCAGCTATCGCTTATCTTCTTTCTCGTCATGCGTTTTGTCATGGTCTGGTTGATGGGAAAGTACGACGGCCGCAAGCTGTTGATATTTATGTGTGCTTTGGGAGTTGTTTTCACACTCATCGGTGTCCTGTCGGAGAACGTGGTCGGTGCTGTGGCCATTGCTGCACTCTCTGGCTGCATTTCGCTACTCTTCCCCACCATTTACGGAGTCTCTCTAAGCGGTGTCGGCGCTGACACGAAGTTTGCCTCTTCTGGATTGGTCATGGCCATCGTCGGCGGCGCAGTTGCTCCTATGATTCAGGGCGCGATTACGGATGCGACCAACCCTCAGATCGGTTTCTCGTTCGTAATCCTCTGCTTCGTAATCATTGGCGCTTTTGGCCTTTATGCCATCAAGAACCAAGTGGAGACAAAGGAAGAATCACATGCTTAAAAATATTTCACCGCTTGTCTCTCCGGCATTGCTTAACGCATTAGCTTCCATGGGACATGGCGATGAAATCACCATCGCAGA
Protein-coding regions in this window:
- a CDS encoding IclR family transcriptional regulator: MSGERQYTASDKTLIVLQEAIKYERFSEIVTATGFAKATVHRILKSLVDFGFISISENGDYFAGPASLQLAGEAFRNIDISQIAAPHLSKLSSTLGYTAHVGALNQFEAIYIAKQSGATPYSIPSGVGQSMHLHSTAIGKCLLSGFTSEELSGYFSSVELVAKTPNTIVDPDALRRELDEVRSRGYSLDDEENVPGIRCIGAPIFDHSGRISHGISMTSLALENSVEEVCQFAPVIVEAAQAISTDLGAPSVSRRG
- a CDS encoding enolase C-terminal domain-like protein is translated as MSKISKISTYDLRFPTSATLSGSDAMNPDPDYSSAYLEVETDANDGHKGIGFVFTIGRGNDVVIKAIESLSQRFVGQTVEHLLDDMKMAWDMLVHDSQLRWLGPEKGVEHMAIGAMLSALWDLKAKRAGLPLWQLLAEMTPEELVATLDFRYLTDVLTPEEAVDILKRGQVGKAERIQSLLDNGYPGYSTAAGWLGYSDEKMVSLAKSESTEKGFGLIKLKVGQNINDDLRRLKLAREAIGPDVKLAVDANQVWDVDQAIEWIGHFKDYDLAWVEEPTSPDDVLGHARIAQAVTPIPIATGEQMQSRILYKQFLQANAFEIMQVDATRVAGPQELVIEYLLAHKFGKRVCPHAGGVGLCEAVQHFAMFDFVAISGSTEGRFIEYVDNQHEHFITPVVIKNGNYMPPTTPGNSCEMTLETAEKYLYAP
- the fucP gene encoding L-fucose:H+ symporter permease yields the protein MTSNIQTSETSSEQGGGKSKEGFVYPGLLLPFALIVTCFAAWGISTDLTAPMVNVFSSVFDMSAFQSALVQSAYYGAYFLLAIPAAMLNTRFGFKGGVVIGMTLAAIGAFLFFPAAEIMTFGTFLLALFVLAGGLSIVETSANPFVMSLGPEKSATRRLNFAQAFNPIGSNIGVLMATLLVAPHIGSAVERASLSEAEALAQTSSELEKVMVPYIILGVLYAGLAIAIFFVRIPKNKRMQETDSNTVAKGVFLRLWNNRTYRFGVIAQFFNIAAQTCIWTFIPFYVQHTLGASHETAGWWLQLSLIFFLVMRFVMVWLMGKYDGRKLLIFMCALGVVFTLIGVLSENVVGAVAIAALSGCISLLFPTIYGVSLSGVGADTKFASSGLVMAIVGGAVAPMIQGAITDATNPQIGFSFVILCFVIIGAFGLYAIKNQVETKEESHA